ATAATTGCGTTAGGGCAAACCTGTGAATAAGGGCAACATTTGAATACAGTTAGATGCAAACATTAAGCTTCTTTTAAGAAGGTTACAGAAGTACAACTCTGAAAACAATGTTTCTTCTTGGACAGTTCTGTGTGATGTGAATAGAAACATACTGGAAATAGTATGAGACAGCTATTCTATTATTGAAATGGTAAAAATGACGATGAGTCAGCTGTTGTTGTAAAATTGAGCCATCAAACTCAACTTAAATGAAAGACTGAGCAGATTTACCTTaaccttttgaaaaaaaacgtaaatcACTGTCAGATGCAATAATTTCAGAGAAATATATATGGCAGGGGAATTGGCATCTTAATACAGGTGTAGgaaaaccaaaaaataaacGAAGCAACTAAAACTGAAattgaaaaaaattgaaaactaTGAATGATAAAAATGAATAAgtcaacactcacacacacacaaacacacacatatatacacacaattaaATCCTGAAAAGCTCAATTTCCGTGTGAATATTCAACACATGAGCTTCAGATATAAATATTTATCGACAGAAAATCATGGGGTTTTGTTGTTACTCATTTCAGATGGGTTGTCTCAACAGGGTGGGTACAACTAATGCAACCACAATCTAGTCGGGtggttaaaataaaaaaaaaacagaaatgttttgtttttttacctcAACCGTTCTCAAAGCCACAACAACATTCTCTCTGCATACTTTATGTAAAAACGATTTCGTTTTCATTCCAAATAATCTGTATTCCCACACACTGGCAGCACAAACTGGCTCTCATTCATCATGCCTGTTCCCAACAAGACGTAACCATCCAGTAACTCCTCACTTGTAAATGCTTTTGCAATAAAAGTGATTATATTTTGAAAGCATGACTGTGTTTGAAATATGCAACACACATTCTATTGGCCTCTATACTGTCTCAGTCTTAAGCTGACGTTTCTCCCTTTATAATATTGCATAAATAATATGAATCCATACATCTTATAGCATCTCGaatatattatagtatactatGAACAATGCATTGTATTTAAAAAGCTCTGTTGTTAAAAAGCTCAGCAACTAGGCGGTCAGGAGGCCGTCAGCATTAAGTAACATCGGAGCTCTAGGTTGTATTACATCATCGCACTGCAGCCCAGACATCATCACTAGTTATATTGACACCTCAAATTCATATTTAGCACCGTAACAACATGGCCAGCATCAGCGACTGATGGCCCACTGTCGTCTACtacccggcccccccccccggggcccagcAGCGGCCGGGGGGGTAGAGGTGCCGTGGGTGCAGGGGGTTTGAGACAGCGGGGGTCTGGGGACGGAAGGCCctaggagatggggggggggggggccctcaccAGTGAATCCAGGTATAGACAGCAGGCGGCCAGGCCCCTGCCGGCAGCCGCTCCAGTCCCGTCTCTCCCAGCGGCCCTCTGCCGCCGGCGGGGCCGCGGCTTTCATAAGTCCTacgggagacagggagggaggcttACTGGGGGGCCCCCAGCAGGCCTGCTCACACACCCTCTGGTGCCGAGCTAAGGGGGCTACCGGAGGGCCGGCATACCcgccgacacacgcacacacagacgcccacgcacacacacacacacagacagacacccgcatatgaagacacacacacacacacacacacacacacacacacacacacacacacacacacacacacacacacacacacacacacacacacacacacacacacacacacacacacacacaaacaggcggacaagctcacacatgcacatatgctcacacgcacgccacacagacacacaaaaataatcacacacacatacacacaaacacacacacacacacacacacacacacacacaccgagggcATGTACAGGAATGTACAAAAATCTTCAGACGCGACACATGAGTTGTAGAGGAGGCCAAGAGATGGGCGTGAGCCGATTAAGAGACCATGAAGAGATAAGGAGGCAAACTGGAAAGTTCCCTTCGATAGCAAGAGGAGCTTAATGTGTGACGAGTCTACAGCTATGTCGCTTGCGCAGGAGTTAAGAGAACAGCCCTACCTATGGCTCCTGAGGGGGCCATGTACAAGATGGAGCCTGATGTCGtccattcataaacacacacacacacacacacacacacacacacagcgcatgcacacaaacgcagacacacacaaacgcagacacacacacacacacacacacacacacacacacacacacacacacacacacacacacacacacacacacacacacacacacacacacacacacacacacacacacacacacacaatgatgaatGGAGCAGTGGGGATAAAgatgaacagaaagaaagaaaggagggaAAATGGACAGAAGAAGGTggggccaaaaaaaaaagtgttgtttAATAAACAGAACAATTATGTGCACAGAACTGGCATCACAGGTGCGTAACCTTTGACCCCATATAAATATTCTACATACGTAACAATCTTTAAATTGACTGCATCCTCTTTGACATTATCATCTTCCAACTCCACTACTGGACAGCTCTATCAATTCACTCGCAAAATTTCCCTTTAGGCTGATTTATAGTCTGTGTTCACATTTCTTCAATCAAGGTAATATTTGCTCTCATATGCTCCTGGGCTTGCaatgaacattgaacacataaAGCACATGAAGCCATCAGACAACCCGTCACACAGGAAAGGGAGGCACAAACACAGAGTGTAACGAGGAAGGGAACATTCACAAGCACAAGGAATCCCTGCatgtagagaacacacacatgaactgcACCACAGCTCTCAAGACCATCGACTGAACcaataatcaattaaaaaacaacaatccaTTTGTGGCGTTATCAATATGAGTCACTGGGTCTTAAAATACTGGATTgtgtaatatttattatttctgTCTTTCAGCAGACAATTTTCTCAGAAGCTGAAATGCAGTCAAAAAGGGGCAGGGAGGGGATATGCGTCTTGTTCAGTTACCCAGTACTTAGTCCACACCACACACCATATAGTCACGACCCTAGCCTGCTCAACGTTAAGACCTCCATACTAATACTATACGTCTTTGGTTTTTAACGAAGGGAGGAATCAACATCAGTTCTTAAGGCTAAGTTATGGTTGGATGTCGACGCATCGCAAGGGGACATACCCATTACAACCTTGCGGACCCTCTTTGCGTCCAAGTGCCTGACGTGTGCCTCCAAAGATTTGTCACCTTGCGTCGAGGTCGACGCAGCATCAAGGGCTGTGATGAGTCCGTTAACGTCGACCCGACCTTAATCctacgcagaaccaaaacagcttcacgactgcgtcgaagcgactGCGTGGTCGTTGCGTTGCGTCAAACGTGGAACCATATAACTCTACCTGTCGTCCAACACCCTATAGTCACGACCCTATCCTGCCTCATGTCTGCCCCTCAGACGTCAAAGAGGGCCTCGTGGCGTTCAACACAGAGGGGACCCCCGGTGAGCGTGCGGGACTGACCGGTGGGGATGAAGGTCTGCTGCAGCTGCATGTTGGCCAGGGCCTGCTGGTAGTGGAACATGCTGGGGCTGAAGACAGTGGCGGGGGCTCCGTTACTCTTCTCCATGGGGGACCTCTTTGGTAGTTGGTGCATGGCCCCCTGGGGAACCTGCTGgcgggatggagggggagggagggagacagagcggGAGTCAAGatggaggggagtgagagagggagggagtcagggagggaggaatggagggggtgagagagggaggaagggaaaaaGAGGGAAGGTGGGAGGAAGAGaacggaaagaaagaaagacagaaataaataaagaaggaaggaaaaagGTAAGAAACGAACAGACAAAATAACTGAAGCAGCTTTCCCTTCAACAGTTCAAGAGTCTTTACAGTATTGTCCctgcttattattattttatagctGCAGCCTGCAGGTTATCCTGACCAGCACTGCAGTGTCTGAGCCTGAACCGTCATTGTAGAGTGGAGTTTGGTGCACCGCCACAAGAGGGCACTGTGGCGTGTAGTGAGCACGACTGAGATGTAGGCCAGCCCAGAGGTCAGGACAAGAGCGAAGTGGGACAGTGACGAGTCCTTTTCTAACAAGGTAGCCGTGCCCGCAGATGCTGTTGGTTACCAACCGTGTGTTCTCTACCAGGGTGTTTACCGTGAGCCGACCAGCTTGGTTAAATGACGCAGTAATAAGGAATTCCTTAAAGAACACGGCAATCATAGTTTTGCTTTGTTAGTGAAAATGGCTGCAATACCTACACCAAAGAAAAAGCATAGAGGCAGGGACGGACCGACGGATCACAACATGAAGCATTGTGCTATAACAACGGTAGTCACGGCAACCAGGATGACATAACACGGGGGTTTGGGTAAACAACAGCAGAACTAAAACAGAATGAAAAGGAAACGGTGCCCTTGTGTCGGCTGgtctccctgcctcctccctctcccagagCCAGCGTCTCTCTTCCCTCTTGTTGCTTCAACATCTGCATTGCAGATCAGCGTACCGCTTGGAATACAGGGACTCTCAACGCCAGCCCTGATAGTCTGTCCATTTTGATGTACAGTTCTTATATGATAGGCAATCTTATGTGCATTAATGTATTTATGGATACATAcatgaaaccaaaaaaaatctGTGATTACCTGtcttatatgtttttttcatctaAAATATGCTCGCATTTCCACTAGTTACACACAATAAAAGGTCCAGTGTGTAGAAAATAGTAGCATCTAGCGGTGGAGTTGCAGAATGCAGTCAACTCTAACCAATCACAGTTCTCCATCCGCTGCCTTTGTCATGGTCACCATGGCCTTTACTTATTGGGAGACATGGCAGAGGTTACAGCCTGTTGACGGTTCTCCACATACAGTCCTGCTATCACATCTTTAGTCGTAAACTACATTGATAGACCTAAAATGATCCGTGAGATGCAATGATTATTAATCTTGATAGTTGTAAGAGCTACAAGCCATTGTTTTCTGGCACTGATGGATTTTGATCGTGATCGTTCCTTTTGGATACCAACTCTCTCCAAAAGAGTTTCGTTATCGAACATGGATACAGCCCCAAAAATGTCTCCACAGAATAAGTGAATTAAAGAATGAACACCCACACTTATAATCCCTTCATTTGCGAACTTCCATTCGCTACACTATTTTACACGTGGCTTAAAAAGTGAAACTCCATTATAATTGAATCCTCTAACTACATCGGAAATTCTGGTGAAATGATGGAGCATGCCCGTCTACACTGGCTATCAGAGGCGCGTCCAAGAGGGTGAAGCTTCTTCAACACTATCAGTCAGACACCactacaaccttcaagtcacaactcaaaactcacctgttcaaactcgcacacaacgtctaactgatcactgttttgattgtttgtttgttttgttttgtcttgtttttgttttatttattttttattttttatgtttatttttttatttttttttatttcttttccacaatgtctttttttttttttttttttgaacgatttatgatgactatatgctctgtaaggtgaccttgggtgtcttgaaaggcgcctctaaattaaatgtattattattattattattattactatagtATAGCGCCAAGCTAGTGTGGGTGTGGAGAGCTCGGTCTAGCGGTAGACTTTGATGACCCGGTCCGAGAGGGGGTTAAGCTTCTTGTACAAATAATATAAGACCATGGTGTGTGGtgcatttcatatacaacatcgcTCATCTTAAAGCTCCTGTCCAATTACTGAACGTATAAAGTATCACAAATAGGTCgtagccatggggataacaAATCCTTCCTAGAACCCTGACCCCAGAAGGCTTTTTTTTCTCGCTGCTGATTGTCCGTTCTGGGCTCCTATAGAAACATGTTGGTGCAACGAGGCTGTGAAAGAGGACCCTCTCCATATGTAGACATTAAGGGCTCATTGTAGGGGAATGATAAAAACTATTCATAAAGGCTTTTTTAGGTTtcataattgcatttgggggtactactagaatatggttacatgcctgtatgttagaTATAACCCTTATTATTCTCAAACTGTTCATTTATGCAAAAGCAATTTCAGCGTCTTTCGGAAACGGTCTGATTTGTATCAGAACGTTAACTATCTATATCAATTCCACCATGTTAAGTATAAACACAACAATGCTGTTACAAGCACGTTCTATGTAAACTCATCCACGCTACACATAAACTGAATCGTGTCAGTATGAGTCACCGCATGCGAGTGTCTACTTGGTCTGATGACCGGCCGgaagcctggaggaggaggaggaggaggagcaggaggaggaggaggaggaggaggaggaggaggaggaggaagaggagcaggaggaggaggaggaagaggaggaggaggaggagcaggaggagcaggaggagcaggaggaggaggaggaggaggaggagggctggatggatgggggggatggaggggatgCATGGAGGGGgatagcggcggcggcggcgacggggCTCACCATGGACGCGGAGGAGGCGGCGTTCTGGCCGGCCTGGTGCTGCGCGGCCTTGATGCGGGCCTGCAGGTGCGCCGGCGGGTGGAAGTACTTGCACTTGTCCCGGCTGCAGCGGCCCTTGATGTAGTCCATGCACACGATGACCGAGTTCTCGCTGCAGTCCACCATGCCCGCCTCCAGCGGGTGGGCGTAGCGGCAGTCGTTCTCCCCGCGGGTGCAGTTGCCCCGCTGGAACTCCCGGCACACCTGctcggaggtcagaggtcgtggGGGAGAGCGGTGGTCAGCGAGGCAACACGTGACACCGGATAGAATGCGCGGTGTGGGTGATACGGAGCCGTGCGTCTCTCGCTGTACGGTATGGATGTCGTGACACACCGCTCGCCATCATGTGGGCGTGATTCAGTTGGCGTTTTAACGGCGGCGGAGCGGTAATGTTGATAGCCTCTCTGCATTACAGTAACGGCATTCAGGAAAACGACTTAACATTAGGAGAACAAGAAGAAAAATGCCAAAGAAAAATCTACGTTGTggaatcatttaaaaaaaaatcatataacCATATCCACATTGTCTTCTCAACAGTTTCCTTTTTGAAACTGTAAAATAATACTTGATACCATAATATTGTCAGCCTATAATAAAACTATAAACGAATGAACGATAATGGTCCAGGGAGTAACAGCTGAACGGAGACGGTGCGACCCAGCCCTGGTGCAGGCCTACCTCCAGCTTGTCCGTGCGGATGGATTTATGCGTGGAGGTGCCGTTGCCCATGGCGGCCAGGCTGGTGGGGCTCCCGGGGACCAGCAGAGGAGCGCTGGGCATCAGCTCGGGCATCAGGCCCATCCCTGGAGCCATGTGGCTCAGGTACGGACTGAACGCCATGCTGGGACTGGTGGCCATGGAGGGCGTGACGGGGAACGTggtctgagaggggggggagagagggcgggacatcAGGAGCTTGTGTTATAGGTACGTACAAGGCTTACTACAATTCAATGTGTTAAGCCTAACTGGGAattggctttggataaaggcatcTACTATGCGAgaaataacaacacaacatatacatttaaacggtgtgcatgtgtgtgcgtgcgttcgtgcacgtgcgtgtgtgcgtgcgcgtcaGGCTAGTGCGCGTCAAACACTCACTATGGGCTGCAACTGGGCTCCCGGCAGCATGAACTGCATCTGTTgagccaacatggccgccgccgTCTTCTGCTGGATCAGGTTGTTCCTGCCGTTGATCTCCAGCTGGGTCTTCAGGTGGGGCGGGGGGTGCAGGTACTTGCAGTTTTCGCGGGTGCAACGCCCCTTTGAAAAGTAGAACAAAACACGGGGGGCAGACGCCGCAGTCAGAAGTGGAGGCTTGTGgcaggcggggggggtggggtcgaGTGGTTAGATCCCAGGGAGAAGGCCCTGTGCCAACAGCAGCGTGGAGACCCACACATGTTCAAGGATAATTAAATCAGGACGGGGGGGGCAAGTCTTTACAAAGAACCCCAAAGACAACAGCACAGCCCTTCATCACTTGATATGAAAAGCTTTTCCATTTAATTGGACCACTTGATCTGCTGCTCGCCGCCCCAGTAGAAAAGAAGCGGCTTAACAACACAATAGGCCTTCGACGTCTGCCAGACTAAATATCCAAAGATTCCAACCAATTTTCCCCGGCTAATCTCAGAACTAGATAATTGCTGCTTTAATTGAATGGGTCCATTAACGTTGTCTCAAGAGATGGTGTGCTGGATAATTCATGAAGGAATCCGCAGCCATGAACTGATGTCTGAATCATTCAAATCAGCTGAATTGGGGAGCGGTGTCCTCTTACCAAGGATGGGGAAACAGGAAAATAACATCAACCGTTCCCTCAAAGCAGCACTTACTACATGATGATTTGCTTCAAGAggatcacataaaaaaaaatgaatataaaataaatgaagtacCACCAGAGCGTTTTTCTCCTATTTGTCATGTGTTAAGCGTAGGATAGTAAACACTTCAAAGAATCACATGTCACCCATTGCTGGTTCACAGGTGGCGCCATAAAGTCAGGCAGTCATGACATCCACACACTGCAAAGTTGTTGGTTAATAACTGAACCAGGCCAAAGATAGAGCTGGAGCTGGTCCGAGATGCAGGTGCTGCATTCTCACCATCAATCTATATCTCCCGTCTAATATCGCCACCTCGCAAGTTGTCCAACAAACACCACCAGGCTCCCAGGAACGGGGATTATAGATGCAGCAGAGTATGTGACCGTGCCACATGGTCTGATGATATCAAACATGGCCGACGGGGAGCcggagagcagagagaaggagggctTGAGGTGGTTGTGACTTTAATAAGGGCATACTGTTTATGGATATGTGGGTTTTATCTCTGGGGAATTCGCCACAAAGAAACGTACAATAGGACAGTGTTTCACATCTGACAAATTTGGATAAGAAATAGTCTCCTTGACCctacatacacatgcagagaTCTAAATGGACTGTTTTGGTCTAGGTAGGTAGGAACAAAAGCGACAACAGAGATAAGACGTTGCCACATAAAATGTGAGCTTGCAGTTTGCAATTAGCCTTCGTGGGAAAACTTGTTAAATATTAGCTTTGTTCAAACCTCTCCACCCTTGGCTTATAATTATAATCGTCTTTTTTTGTTATGCAGTGCGTATTAGCATGAGCTCTTATTGGCATAAGATGGCAATATCAAACATTAGCAAATGGAAACCATATAGCACAACGTCAAGCTATGCCTAGCGTGATCCAATCTGCTCTTTTCCAGGGAAAACGTTGAACACGTTTCTAGCCAAGCATGACAAGTTTAACCTGTCTACATCCTAGCCTTTATGTCTGCGACCCAGAGCCCTTGGTGGAGGGACCCTTTTTAAAAGGTTCATTCGAAAGAAATCTCTTTTCAGGGCCTACTCACAAACCACTTTTGCTCCTACCTTCTCCCCTCCTAACCATTTATCTTAAAGCTTTTCATTCGCCCCTTCGCCCCTCCTCCGGCGCAATCAGCAgtgaccttcctcctcctcctgggctcTGCCCTCGCTCCTCTGGGGAGGGATGAACACACGGGGACCTCTCGAGGAACCGCAGTCGGCCATTAAACACCTGGGGGGACGGCAGCTGGGTCCCCTTCCTCTGCAGATGGCTGGTTAacctccccaccaccccccccccccccccccccccccccgcccactgtCAAAGGCTCTCATCGTCGCGGCCACACCTACCTACTGACCAGGGGTCAACCTCTCTGGACGGACGAAGATGCGCCCAATACGGGAAGGTAAACGGGGTCCTTGAAAGCATCTTAGCACGCTGCCATGCCAAAAGATTCCGATGCTATACTTGCTgctatactttttaattgcaaaCGCTTTAAAGTTAGGTGTGATGGGAtgggtgctggtggtgatgtCACCGGGCACCAGGGCGCTGACGACGGCGACGGACAGTGATGGACGGTGTCAGGGGGACGCCGAGGGCACCAGGAGGTTGTCTCTGTGGACGTGCAGAGCGCTGGAAGCAGAAGAGGTACTGGATGAAggtagaaaaagagaaagagccGCAGTGTGCTGCCAGCAGGACcccaggacagagagagagcgagagagagagagagagagagagagtcaggtgaCCTCCGATGCAAAATGAAAAATGTGCGCGGGGGAAACACGAGGCAGCCAGAAAAAGGCAAAAACGTTAGGCCGTCCGGAAACCACCTTTGGAACGCCCTACCACCAGACATCCGTCATTTTGAGTCCCTTTTCACTTTCAAGTCCCATctcaaaacacatatttttaaaCGGCCATAATTGTTGTCTAATCCGTCTAATTGTTGTCGCCCACTTCATCCCATTAACGTTTATATGTTGTTCTTTTATTAATGTTGTTCTCCTTTTATTAACTCTGtgctgtaaggtgaccttgggtgcttataaattaaatgtattattattattattattaagcccGCGACACTGGAGTTTGGAGTGAGCTTTGCATTAGCGCGATGCGTATGAGGCTAGGTCTTGGATCATGAGGAGTGCCTGTCCCAGGCCCAGCCTAGTAAACCTGTTTAAACTCGGAAGGAGCCAGCTCACAAATGGCCCAATCTCTAATGACCAGACCAGAGAACCTCGAGTCAAGAATCCGATTGTGTTTGACCCTGGTAGCAAGCGGTGGCACAGGGCGTTTGCCGGAATCAAAGCACCATCTAAATCCTTAACCTCATGCCGCCAGTGTTAAAACAAAACGCCCCTAAGAGATAGTAGACCGTCGCTTTCTTTTAAAAATCATGCATTCTGTCCTCGTCCACACCGTCGTGACTGGTGCCACCAAGTCAAACGTTACCAGAGTTTTGGGTGCTCAACGATGTGGGAACGCAGGCGGGCAGATGTAGTTGCCACATTCATCACTTTACATGACAGTCGCACTCTGGCTAACAAGAtagaggagggagacggagaggaggaggagatggaggaagaggaggaggtggagggctcGGGTGCCTCATCTCttttccatttcctcttcctccccctaaCAGACTCATTACGAGCATTCAGAGGTAAAGGGCAGATGAACAAGGAAGTCTTACACGTCTATGGGACCGGAGGACGCTACAGACAGGGGCCGTAAGCATGAGATGAACACATAAAAGTGGGAAGGAGACGGggcaaagaggaggagagaggaggcatgagccagagagggagaagaagaccagaggagaggctgagagaggggagggagaagcgCGGTAGAGCCGGGTTGACCGTACAGGAGGACGGCGTAGAACCACCTCCTGtggagacagagtgtgtgtgactccGCGTGTCAGTCAGCCCCGCAATAATATATGTTGTCCGTTGAGTAATGGCCCCCGAGCACAGCCCGAACGGCACGCCTGCAAATCAGGTTGTACGGAGGCGGGTTATTGACACAGCATGCGCGGTGTGGGGGCTCTCTGTTTGCGAGTGCATATCTGTCCATCCtgggggggggtgcgtgtgtgc
The DNA window shown above is from Gadus chalcogrammus isolate NIFS_2021 chromosome 10, NIFS_Gcha_1.0, whole genome shotgun sequence and carries:
- the mbnl3 gene encoding muscleblind-like protein 3 isoform X4 is translated as MAVNMSMSMGRDTKWLTLEVCREFQRGTCSRSDAECKFAHPARSCHVENGRVIACFDSLKGRCTRENCKYLHPPPHLKTQLEINGRNNLIQQKTAAAMLAQQMQFMLPGAQLQPITTFPVTPSMATSPSMAFSPYLSHMAPGMGLMPELMPSAPLLVPGSPTSLAAMGNGTSTHKSIRTDKLEVCREFQRGNCTRGENDCRYAHPLEAGMVDCSENSVIVCMDYIKGRCSRDKCKYFHPPAHLQARIKAAQHQAGQNAASSASMQVPQGAMHQLPKRSPMEKSNGAPATVFSPSMFHYQQALANMQLQQTFIPTGLMKAAAPPAAEGRWERRDWSGCRQGPGRLLSIPGFTVPMTHGASSTVSSASTHVTNVPFAESAASNQ
- the mbnl3 gene encoding muscleblind-like protein 3 isoform X2, with the translated sequence MAVNMSMSMGRDTKWLTLEVCREFQRGTCSRSDAECKFAHPARSCHVENGRVIACFDSLKGRCTRENCKYLHPPPHLKTQLEINGRNNLIQQKTAAAMLAQQMQFMLPGAQLQPITTFPVTPSMATSPSMAFSPYLSHMAPGMGLMPELMPSAPLLVPGSPTSLAAMGNGTSTHKSIRTDKLEVCREFQRGNCTRGENDCRYAHPLEAGMVDCSENSVIVCMDYIKGRCSRDKCKYFHPPAHLQARIKAAQHQAGQNAASSASMQVPQGAMHQLPKRSPMEKSNGAPATVFSPSMFHYQQALANMQLQQTFIPTGLMKAAAPPAAEGRWERRDWSGCRQGPGRLLSIPGFTVDPSEVMNGDAVELHCIPMETHFCPVPKLLMATPVGLNSVSLARHPS
- the mbnl3 gene encoding muscleblind-like protein 3 isoform X6 produces the protein MAVNMSMSMGRDTKWLTLEVCREFQRGTCSRSDAECKFAHPARSCHVENGRVIACFDSLKGRCTRENCKYLHPPPHLKTQLEINGRNNLIQQKTAAAMLAQQMQFMLPGAQLQPITTFPVTPSMATSPSMAFSPYLSHMAPGMGLMPELMPSAPLLVPGSPTSLAAMGNGTSTHKSIRTDKLEVCREFQRGNCTRGENDCRYAHPLEAGMVDCSENSVIVCMDYIKGRCSRDKCKYFHPPAHLQARIKAAQHQAGQNAASSASMVPQGAMHQLPKRSPMEKSNGAPATVFSPSMFHYQQALANMQLQQTFIPTVPMTHGASSTVSSASTHVTNVPFAESAASNQ
- the mbnl3 gene encoding muscleblind-like protein 3 isoform X5 translates to MAVNMSMSMGRDTKWLTLEVCREFQRGTCSRSDAECKFAHPARSCHVENGRVIACFDSLKGRCTRENCKYLHPPPHLKTQLEINGRNNLIQQKTAAAMLAQQMQFMLPGAQLQPITTFPVTPSMATSPSMAFSPYLSHMAPGMGLMPELMPSAPLLVPGSPTSLAAMGNGTSTHKSIRTDKLEVCREFQRGNCTRGENDCRYAHPLEAGMVDCSENSVIVCMDYIKGRCSRDKCKYFHPPAHLQARIKAAQHQAGQNAASSASMQVPQGAMHQLPKRSPMEKSNGAPATVFSPSMFHYQQALANMQLQQTFIPTVPMTHGASSTVSSASTHVTNVPFAESAASNQ
- the mbnl3 gene encoding muscleblind-like protein 3 isoform X3, with amino-acid sequence MAVNMSMSMGRDTKWLTLEVCREFQRGTCSRSDAECKFAHPARSCHVENGRVIACFDSLKGRCTRENCKYLHPPPHLKTQLEINGRNNLIQQKTAAAMLAQQMQFMLPGAQLQPITTFPVTPSMATSPSMAFSPYLSHMAPGMGLMPELMPSAPLLVPGSPTSLAAMGNGTSTHKSIRTDKLEVCREFQRGNCTRGENDCRYAHPLEAGMVDCSENSVIVCMDYIKGRCSRDKCKYFHPPAHLQARIKAAQHQAGQNAASSASMQVPQGAMHQLPKRSPMEKSNGAPATVFSPSMFHYQQALANMQLQQTFIPTGSILYMAPSGAIGLMKAAAPPAAEGRWERRDWSGCRQGPGRLLSIPGFTVPMTHGASSTVSSASTHVTNVPFAESAASNQ
- the mbnl3 gene encoding muscleblind-like protein 3 isoform X1; translation: MAVNMSMSMGRDTKWLTLEVCREFQRGTCSRSDAECKFAHPARSCHVENGRVIACFDSLKGRCTRENCKYLHPPPHLKTQLEINGRNNLIQQKTAAAMLAQQMQFMLPGAQLQPITTFPVTPSMATSPSMAFSPYLSHMAPGMGLMPELMPSAPLLVPGSPTSLAAMGNGTSTHKSIRTDKLEVCREFQRGNCTRGENDCRYAHPLEAGMVDCSENSVIVCMDYIKGRCSRDKCKYFHPPAHLQARIKAAQHQAGQNAASSASMQVPQGAMHQLPKRSPMEKSNGAPATVFSPSMFHYQQALANMQLQQTFIPTGSILYMAPSGAIGLMKAAAPPAAEGRWERRDWSGCRQGPGRLLSIPGFTVDPSEVMNGDAVELHCIPMETHFCPVPKLLMATPVGLNSVSLARHPS